GTTTTACAAGTAGTGCAAAAATGCAAACTATATAAGAAACACCAATGATGATTTTTCTTATAATTTCTTGCTTATCATCAAATAAAATAAATTTCAATGCAAAAAATACAAAAAGACTTATAATAGCAATATGTGTATACAAAGCTACTAAATCTAAAAAATTAAAAATCACATAAAAAAAGCTACCAAAAATATATAAATTAGTAAAAATATTAAAAGAAAGTATCGGTAAAACTATAAATAACAAAATCAATATATAAACAAAATTGTTTTTTATAAATTCATCTAGCTTGCCACTTTCTTTGTTTATATTTAAACCAAAGATATTATAAGTCGTTTTATTGTGTTCTTTAAAGATATAGCTTTCGTTAGTATCTACTTGAACGATGTGATATTTTGCATTATTTTCTATGCTAGGTTGTTTAAATTTATCAAACACAAAAGAAAAAACACTAAAAAGCATGATGATGATAAGTAGATTATGAAATACCTTTAGCAAGTCTGTATGATGATCACAAAGTTTACGATAAAAAATAAGTTGCCATTTGTCTATCCACTCTTTAGAAAATATCTTGGGCTTTTTCTCTTCTAGTTCTATCTCTTTACAATAAAGCTCGTATTTATGAAAACTTGAAGCTTCTAAAAGATTGTTATCTTTTATCAAAGCACTTTTAAAATTTCTAAAAGAATCTCTAAAATCATTTGCAAATTTATCTAAAGATTTTTTATTTTTTTCATTTTTATCTTTATTAAAATCTTCATATTCTTGTTTAATTCTATCTTGCAAATCATCAAAAGTAAAATTTAAATTTGTATTTACAACATTTAAATTTCCTTTGAAAATTACCTGAGAAAAATTTGGAGTTTTATCAAATCTAGCTCCATAAAAACTAGCTGTCTTTTCAAATTCGCACTTATAAAAATCAACACTATCTTTAAAATGAGAATTAATAAAATACGCATTGTTTTTAAAAAAAATACTATAAAAATAACATTTATCATTAAATGTATTTTCATACCAATCAACCTCTTTAATAAAACAATTTTTTACATAAAAATATTTTTCAAATGTATTAAAACTTAAATGCAAATTACATATTTTAGTATTATTTGTAAATTTAACACTTTCTAAAAAATTATTATAATTAAAATGTAAATTTTTAAATTCGCAATTATTAAATTCAATCATTGCTTTATAATCATCTATAGGCTTATAGTTACTTATTGCAAAATCTTTAAAGCAAATATTTTTTAAATCCATTTGCTTAAAATAGCAATTACTAAAATACAAATTTTGTTTAATATGTATTTTTTCTTTGCTTTCGTTTTTAAATTTTATATTAAAACTTTCAAATTTTATTTGAAAATCCATATGAGATAATTTAGATAACATTGTTAAATCTATTGTTAAGTCTAAAATATTTTCTTTATTATTTTTTATGATAAATAAATTTTTATGTTTTTTTATATACTCTTCATTGCTAATTTGAAAATCATCTATATCATCTTCATTTATTTCTTTTATATTATATTCATAAGAACATTTTATAACTTCCTTTAAATTTTCTTTGATTTTTTCAACATCATTTTCTGATAAAGTTAAAAATTTAGAATACATTTTTTATCCTTTTAACTTGGCACTATGGAATTTTTATGTGCGGTTTTT
The genomic region above belongs to Campylobacter peloridis LMG 23910 and contains:
- a CDS encoding pentapeptide repeat-containing protein encodes the protein MYSKFLTLSENDVEKIKENLKEVIKCSYEYNIKEINEDDIDDFQISNEEYIKKHKNLFIIKNNKENILDLTIDLTMLSKLSHMDFQIKFESFNIKFKNESKEKIHIKQNLYFSNCYFKQMDLKNICFKDFAISNYKPIDDYKAMIEFNNCEFKNLHFNYNNFLESVKFTNNTKICNLHLSFNTFEKYFYVKNCFIKEVDWYENTFNDKCYFYSIFFKNNAYFINSHFKDSVDFYKCEFEKTASFYGARFDKTPNFSQVIFKGNLNVVNTNLNFTFDDLQDRIKQEYEDFNKDKNEKNKKSLDKFANDFRDSFRNFKSALIKDNNLLEASSFHKYELYCKEIELEEKKPKIFSKEWIDKWQLIFYRKLCDHHTDLLKVFHNLLIIIMLFSVFSFVFDKFKQPSIENNAKYHIVQVDTNESYIFKEHNKTTYNIFGLNINKESGKLDEFIKNNFVYILILLFIVLPILSFNIFTNLYIFGSFFYVIFNFLDLVALYTHIAIISLFVFFALKFILFDDKQEIIRKIIIGVSYIVCIFALLVKPSLMLPVFGSFLEKDSNATYPLLFSLSVVYFILVALVLFSLQKTARKNSIMPS